A stretch of Amycolatopsis balhimycina FH 1894 DNA encodes these proteins:
- a CDS encoding carbohydrate ABC transporter permease, which produces MTIHKGHTGSDERVLRRRRRVWIYLVLLGLAVFFLFPLVFMVVSSLKPDGQILSDVGGWRAFLPLGDISFDNYSAVFDRVPVGRFLFNSVLVTVVIVAAGLVVNSMAGFAISRLRWTGRGVVLSVIIATLIVPFETIAVPMVYWVSQLPTLLFQNGQIVYDFGWLDTYQVQIIPFIANGFSIFLFTQYFSTIPAALDEAARIDGAGWFTIYRKIAVPLSGPAFATVAILTFLPAWNQYLWPSMVVQDEKLRPVMVGMQYFFQDNTAWGEVMAYTSMITFPVLVVFLAFQRAFVSSVAASGVKE; this is translated from the coding sequence ATGACCATCCACAAGGGACACACCGGCTCGGACGAGCGGGTGCTGCGCCGCCGCCGGCGGGTCTGGATCTACCTGGTCCTGCTCGGACTCGCCGTCTTCTTCCTGTTCCCGCTCGTGTTCATGGTCGTCTCCAGCCTGAAACCCGACGGCCAGATCCTGTCCGACGTCGGCGGCTGGCGGGCGTTCCTGCCGCTGGGCGACATCAGCTTCGACAACTATTCCGCGGTGTTCGACCGGGTGCCGGTCGGGCGGTTCCTGTTCAACTCGGTCCTCGTCACGGTGGTGATCGTGGCCGCCGGGCTGGTGGTGAACTCGATGGCCGGGTTCGCGATCTCCCGGCTGCGCTGGACCGGCCGCGGCGTCGTGCTCAGCGTCATCATCGCCACGCTGATCGTGCCGTTCGAGACCATCGCGGTGCCGATGGTCTACTGGGTCTCGCAGCTGCCGACCCTGCTGTTCCAAAATGGACAGATCGTGTACGACTTCGGCTGGCTGGACACCTACCAGGTGCAGATCATCCCGTTCATCGCCAACGGCTTCTCGATCTTCCTGTTCACGCAATACTTTTCGACCATCCCCGCCGCGCTCGACGAGGCGGCCCGGATCGACGGCGCGGGCTGGTTCACCATCTACCGCAAGATCGCCGTGCCGCTGTCGGGGCCGGCGTTCGCCACCGTCGCGATCCTGACGTTCCTGCCGGCTTGGAACCAGTACCTGTGGCCGAGCATGGTCGTCCAGGACGAGAAGCTGCGGCCGGTCATGGTCGGCATGCAGTACTTCTTCCAGGACAACACGGCCTGGGGCGAGGTCATGGCCTACACCTCGATGATCACCTTCCCGGTGCTCGTGGTGTTCCTCGCCTTCCAGCGCGCGTTCGTCAGCAGCGTCGCGGCCAGCGGCGTCAAAGAATGA
- a CDS encoding glycoside hydrolase family 32 protein, which yields MRSTTSVLRLLSAAVLVAATAAAVGLSDAPPASAATTYRAQYHFTVPDHWKNDPQRPVYVNGKFNYYYLYNADYPTEVGTAWRLATTTDGVAFADQGIAAPKKTNANYDLWSGSAVVDTANTAGFGAGAVVQLVTQMDHPVNASGPQAQFLWYSIDGGRTFRPYGDTPVIPNGGRRDFRDPKVIWDAARGRWVAAITEGDRIGFFTSPDLKTWTWQSDFVSTYGTLECPDLYPIRADDGTTHWVLGVSAGGVPGTYAYWTGAFDGAAFTADAATPQWLDHGFDWYAGVTWEDPAAPADRRFGLAWMNNWAYADTTPTRASDGFNGTDSIVRQITLKHYADGYALASQPTPALASHASAVTNLGTIQVNDGLVPLAYHGTAYQLDTDVSWTQLDNIGLQLRTSADGTRHADAGIYHDYSYLNRRQTGEPDTTGTRGESHAPWNPAKTSAHLRILVDRTTIEMFVDDGRYVHSSEVFADPADTGINLYATGGSATFANTTITEFADLSQRPAHVVSGFEGGSYDPGWTTTGSFTGTGPSFEYLPGMVGNAVLDTFAGGGDPATGTITSPPFTLDRNHLHFLLAGGNHPGQTSINLLVNGQVVRTATGDDTGVLKPIDWDVGALQGQRAEVQVIDQATGAWGHLMADQLLLSD from the coding sequence ATGCGCTCAACGACGAGCGTCCTTCGCCTGCTGTCCGCCGCCGTCCTCGTGGCGGCGACGGCGGCGGCGGTAGGCCTGTCCGACGCCCCTCCCGCGTCGGCGGCGACCACCTACCGCGCGCAGTACCACTTCACGGTGCCCGACCACTGGAAGAACGACCCCCAGCGGCCGGTGTACGTCAACGGCAAGTTCAACTACTACTACCTCTACAACGCCGACTACCCGACCGAAGTCGGCACCGCCTGGCGGCTGGCCACCACCACCGACGGCGTCGCCTTCGCGGACCAAGGCATCGCCGCGCCGAAGAAAACCAACGCGAACTACGACCTGTGGTCCGGTTCCGCGGTCGTCGACACCGCGAACACGGCCGGCTTCGGCGCCGGCGCGGTGGTCCAGCTGGTCACGCAGATGGACCACCCGGTCAACGCCTCCGGGCCGCAGGCACAGTTCCTGTGGTACTCGATCGACGGCGGCCGGACGTTCCGGCCCTACGGCGACACGCCGGTGATCCCGAACGGCGGCCGCCGCGACTTCCGGGACCCCAAGGTGATCTGGGACGCCGCGCGCGGCCGGTGGGTCGCGGCGATCACCGAAGGCGACCGGATCGGGTTCTTCACCTCACCGGACCTGAAGACCTGGACGTGGCAGTCGGACTTCGTCAGCACCTACGGCACCCTCGAATGCCCCGACCTGTACCCGATCCGCGCCGACGACGGCACCACGCACTGGGTGCTGGGCGTCAGCGCCGGTGGTGTCCCGGGTACCTACGCCTACTGGACCGGAGCCTTCGACGGCGCGGCGTTCACCGCCGACGCGGCCACCCCGCAGTGGCTCGATCACGGCTTCGACTGGTACGCCGGAGTCACCTGGGAAGATCCCGCCGCGCCGGCGGACCGGCGGTTCGGCCTGGCCTGGATGAACAACTGGGCCTATGCCGACACCACGCCGACCCGGGCTTCGGACGGCTTCAACGGGACTGACTCGATCGTCCGCCAGATCACGCTGAAGCACTACGCGGACGGCTATGCCCTGGCCTCGCAGCCGACCCCCGCGCTGGCGTCCCACGCCAGCGCGGTGACCAACCTCGGCACCATCCAGGTCAACGACGGCCTCGTGCCGCTGGCCTACCACGGGACGGCCTACCAGCTCGACACCGACGTCAGCTGGACCCAGCTGGACAACATCGGGCTGCAGCTGCGGACGTCGGCCGACGGGACCCGGCACGCGGACGCCGGGATCTACCACGACTACAGCTACCTCAACCGCCGCCAGACGGGGGAACCCGACACCACCGGCACGCGAGGGGAGAGCCACGCGCCGTGGAACCCGGCGAAGACCAGCGCGCACCTGCGCATCCTGGTCGACCGGACGACGATCGAGATGTTCGTCGACGACGGCCGGTACGTGCACTCCAGCGAGGTGTTCGCCGACCCCGCCGACACCGGCATCAACCTCTACGCCACCGGCGGCAGCGCCACCTTCGCCAACACGACCATCACCGAATTCGCCGACCTGTCCCAGCGCCCGGCGCATGTGGTCTCCGGGTTCGAGGGTGGCTCCTACGATCCCGGCTGGACCACCACCGGCAGCTTCACCGGCACCGGCCCATCCTTCGAATACCTGCCGGGCATGGTCGGCAACGCGGTCCTGGACACCTTCGCCGGCGGCGGCGACCCGGCCACCGGCACGATCACTTCACCGCCGTTCACCCTCGACCGCAACCACCTGCACTTTCTCCTCGCCGGCGGCAACCACCCAGGTCAGACCTCGATCAACCTGCTGGTGAACGGCCAAGTCGTGCGCACGGCTACCGGAGACGACACCGGCGTGCTCAAGCCGATCGACTGGGACGTCGGCGCCCTGCAGGGGCAGCGCGCCGAAGTGCAGGTCATCGACCAGGCGACCGGCGCGTGGGGACACCTCATGGCCGACCAGCTGCTGCTGAGCGATTGA